GGGACGGTCAGATTTGTCTTACACCCCATTGGATGCCTTGGTGTCGTCCCAGGGTTGCCGGGGAGTCAATACCCCGGCCGCCCCGCCCCGTCTAGGTTCCGTCTACGCTGGCGGTTCGTGCGGGCGCTCACTGCATCCCTTCTGGAGAATGACGTATGGGGAAGGCGGTTTCGGAGATCTCCGACGACCTGAAGGAATTCATCCTGGCGCAGCCCCTCTACTTCGTGGCCACCGCGCCGCTCGCCCAGGGGGGCCACGTCAACCTCTCGCCGAAGGGGCTCGATACCTTTCGGGTTCTGACGCCGACGCGGGTCGCGTACCTGGACCTGACCGGGAGCGGGAACGAGACCGCGGCGCATCTCGCGGAAAACGGGCGGATCACCATCATGTTCTGCTCGACCACGGCCTCCCCCCGCATCCTGCGGCTCTTCGGACGGGGACGGGTCGTGTTGCCGGGGGATGCGGAGTGGGCCGAGCTCGTCTCGGAGTTCCCGCAGCTCTCGGGGATCCGCCAGATCATCGTGGCCGACGTGCACCGGGTGCAGACCTCGTGCGGATTCGGGGTGCCGACGATGGAGAAGCCCCGTCAGCGGGACACGCTCCTCAAGTGGGCCGACGCGAAGGGAGCGGAGGGGCTGGAGAGGTATCGGCGCGAGAAGAATGCGGTGAGTATCGATGGATTGGTGGCGCCGGGGATGGCGAGGGAGGGGGACTGAAACTATGCGGTTGCGAATGGGGGCTACGGGGACAAGACTGAGCGAATCGCCGTTCGGAGCTCAACGGTGTTGGCGGCGCACACGAGAATGGCGGGGCGGGAATGCGCAGTTATCGGAAATACGCCTTGAGCCCGACTGGCGATGAAGGTTCACTAACCGAGAGGAGGA
The window above is part of the Gemmatimonadota bacterium genome. Proteins encoded here:
- a CDS encoding pyridoxamine 5'-phosphate oxidase family protein, producing MGKAVSEISDDLKEFILAQPLYFVATAPLAQGGHVNLSPKGLDTFRVLTPTRVAYLDLTGSGNETAAHLAENGRITIMFCSTTASPRILRLFGRGRVVLPGDAEWAELVSEFPQLSGIRQIIVADVHRVQTSCGFGVPTMEKPRQRDTLLKWADAKGAEGLERYRREKNAVSIDGLVAPGMAREGD